From the genome of Ziziphus jujuba cultivar Dongzao chromosome 6, ASM3175591v1, one region includes:
- the LOC112492475 gene encoding probable long-chain-alcohol O-fatty-acyltransferase 4: MSLRFHMTIRRLFDILPFIFLFLFLPLTLSSANLGGNTAFFIVCLANFKLLIFTFHKGPLSSNNNISNSISLRVSSRLPRLISRSLNIGFVMVTASWLFFPPSLA, from the exons ATGTCTCTACGTTTTCATATGACTATTCGTAGACTCTTTGACATACTACCATTTATATTCCTCTTCCTTTTCCTACCTCTCACACTCTCCTCTGCCAATCTTGGAGGCAACACAGCTTTCTTCATAGTTTGTCTTGCCAACTTCAAGCTCTTAATTTTCACTTTCCATAAAGGCCCTTTATCTTCTAACAATAACATTTCAAATTCAATATCTCTCCGAGTTTCATCGCGA TTACCGAGATTGATATCAAGGTCGTTGAACATTGGATTTGTCATGGTTACGGCTTCTTGGCTTTTCTTTCCACCTTCTCTAGCATAA
- the LOC132804320 gene encoding TMV resistance protein N-like: MASSSLSLEEKYDVFLSFRGEDTRNTFASYLYAALSAKQILTFMDHELERGDEISPTLSNAIEESKISVIIFSENYASSTWCLDELVHILECKKTRGQIVMPIFYGVDPSVVRKQRGSYGASFAELEERFKDRMEKVHQWKAALTEASNLCGLDSKDFRPENKLVQKIVEDVSLKLPKYLSMDEHFKGRFIGIEKHIEKIELLLSIGTKDIRIIGIWGMAGIGKTTLASAIFQRFSYFQFESYCFLWNVREEYLRHGPDHLRKKLLSELLSDESILRMDTPFVASSFILKKLIRKKVLIVLDDVDNPIKLEALVEGYDHFAPGSRIIITTRNRQVLTAKEACHTYKLEGLNEIESLELFNFYAFGKSSPSEDYEKLVSHVICYADGNPLALRVLGSSLRSKSTDVWESALSKLKTIPHKDILNVLRISYEGLDRGEQNLFLDIACLIDQPFTRDDVEHMLDAGGSFKIELTVLIDKSLIESHKYNKLWMHDLLRQMGKTIVCDEHEEPGKRSRLWDVKDVCHVLERNTGTEAVEGISFNMSEIHKDIKLCHATFSEMYNLRILKICSDNNKFKLYLPQGLGSYLSHKLTYLQWDLYPLKSLPSKFSPENLVELVLRGSHVRKLWDNHEVKSLPVLRRIDLSYSKFLLQLPDLSQSSDLESINLQWCTSLVQVLSSLQNLEKLTYLNLRGCSKLRDLEDISKRTEGYLDVARLGGVKNLWKYFTYLKSCIQSFTGNLCLYSSQAHISQKFAPNIRYLDLSWTAIETVPPSICHLSGLKKLHLSWCTRLKSLPTSICHLKSLESLYILGCEKLKTFPEILEPMEHLRTLRLSLSGIKELPESVENLVSLDYLSIAGCKDLEFLPNSLCNLRNLESIWVRFCSKIQKLPSLPPSLRQLLVDNCERLKSLPELPSLCFGLSAVGCTSLENISKWRAPLLPHQADYSWYSVRYIDFYGCEKLDQNTHNTMIANRAIIYILASIKSGWGVLSHSFLYPGDEIPDWFTHQTCGTSINNIMLPPYWNDGDFLALAFCIVFHWNKIDGNEKLDTSCKLNFKTIDDGSLYEHHDYISSDKYNKFSSDHVFIWHVQRRSLESSKEMNGLDWPSTCSTEASFHVCPVYPFLGNVNNNESEYGEIKKFGVRFVYKQDMERCDAETERKNKRNFNECCESSGSEAVGSLEVEDDGESHSKKLKLM, encoded by the exons ATGGcttcttcctctctttctcttgaaGAAAAGTATGACGTGTTTCTCAGTTTCAGAGGTGAGGACACGCGCAATACATTCGCTAGCTATCTTTACGCAGCTTTATCAGCAAAGCAGATCTTAACTTTCATGGATCACGAGCTTGAGAGAGGGGATGAAATTTCACCCACACTTAGCAACGCCATCGAAGAATCTAAGATTTCGGTAATCATTTTCTCGGAAAACTATGCTTCGTCcacatggtgtttggatgaacttgTGCATATACTTGAATGCAAGAAAACAAGAGGGCAGATTGTTATGCCAATCTTCTACGGCGTAGATCCATCGGTTGTACGAAAACAGAGAGGGAGCTATGGAGCTTCATTTGCTGAACTTGAAGAACGTTTCAAAGATAGAATGGAGAAGGTGCACCAGTGGAAGGCTGCGTTGACAGAAGCATCTAATCTATGCGGGTTGGATTCGAAGGATTTCAG GCCCGAAAACAAATTAGTTCAAAAAATTGTTGAAGACGTTTCATTAAAATTGCCTAAATATCTATCGATGGATGAGCATTTCAAGGGACGCTTTATTGGAATTGAAAAACATATCGAAAAAATTGAATTGCTATTATCCATTGGCACAAAAGATATTCGCATTATAGGCATCTGGGGAATGGCAGGTATTGGCAAGACAACACTTGCTAGTGCCATATTTCAAagattttcatattttcaatttgaaagttactgCTTTCTTTGGAATGTTAGGGAAGAATATTTAAGACATGGACCAGATCATTTGAGAAAGAAACTTCTGTCTGAGTTATTAAGTGATGAATCTATTCTAAGGATGGATACCCCATTTGTAGCATCAtcttttattcttaaaaaactCATCCGTAAAAAGGTCCTTATTGTTCTAGATGATGTGGATAATCCAATCAAATTAGAAGCCTTAGTAGAGGGATATGATCACTTTGCACCTGGGAGTAGAATCATTATCACAACTAGAAACAGGCAAGTGCTAACTGCTAAAGAAGCTTGTCATACTTACAAGCTTGAAGGGTTGAATGAGATTGAATCTTTAGAGCTGTtcaatttttatgcttttggaAAAAGTTCTCCTTCAGAAGATTATGAAAAGCTGGTAAGCCATGTGATATGCTACGCTGATGGAAATCCATTGGCTCTTAGAGTCTTGGGTTCTTCCCTTCGCTCTAAAAGCACAGATGTATGGGAAAGTGCATTAagtaaattgaaaacaattcCCCACAAGGACATTCTAAATGTGCTGAGAATCAGTTATGAGGGACTAGATAGAGGGGAGCAAAATCTGTTTCTTGATATTGCATGTCTGATTGATCAGCCTTTTACTAGAGATGATGTAGAACACATGTTAGATGCGGGTGGCTCCTTTAAAATAGAATTGACtgttcttattgataagtctTTAATTGAAAGTCATAAATACAACAAGCTATGGATGCATGATTTGTTGCGGCAGATGGGTAAGACAATTGTCTGTGATGAACACGAAGAACCTGGCAAACGTAGTCGATTGTGGGATGTTAAAGATGTTTGCCATGTCTTGGAAAGAAATACA GGAACTGAAGCGGTTGAAGGCATCTCATTCAACATGTCTGAAATTCATAAAGACATAAAATTGTGCCATGCAACCTTCTCAGAGATGTATAATCTACGAATTCTCAAAATTTGTTCTGACAATAATAAGTTCAAACTGTACCTCCCCCAAGGTCTTGGTTCTTATCTTTCTCATAAGTTAACATATCTTCAATGGGATTTATATCCTTTAAAATCTTTGCCATCAAAATTTTCTCCTGAAAATCTTGTTGAACTGGTACTACGTGGCAGCCATGTTCGAAAACTTTGGGACAATCATGAAGTTAAG TCTCTTCCAGTGTTAAGAAGGATCGATCTCAGTTATTCCAAGTTCCTTCTTCAACTACCAGATCTGTCACAGTCTTCAGATCTGGAAAGTATAAATCTTCAATGGTGTACAAGTTTGGTTCAGGTTCTTTCATCTCTTCAAAATCTTGAAAAGCTTACTTATCTAAATCTAAGAGGCTGCTCCAAACTCAGAGATCTTGAAGATATATCAAAGAGAACAGAGGGATACTTGGATGTTGCAAGGCTAGGAGGCGTTAAGAATCTTTGGAAGTATTTCACATATCTCAAAAGTTGCATCCAAAGTTTTACAGGCAATTTATGTCTCTACTCATCTCAAGCTCACATTTCTCAAAAGTTTGCACCCAATATAAGATATTTAGATTTGAGTTGGACAGCAATAGAAACAGTACCCCCATCAATTTGCCATCTGTCGGGtcttaaaaaattacatttgagTTGGTGCACAAGACTTAAAAGTCTTCCAACTAGCATTTGTCATTTGAAATCTCTTGAATCATTATATATACTTGGTTGTGAGAAACTGAAAACGTTTCCAGAAATCTTGGAGCCCATGGAACACTTGAGAACTCTTCGGTTATCTCTCTCGGGGATTAAAGAGTTGCCAGAATCTGTTGAAAATCTAGTATCCCTCGATTATTTATCTATAGCAGGTTGCAAGGATCTTGAGTTTCTCCCCAACAGTCTATGTAATTTAAGGAACCTTGAGAGCATATGGGTTCGCTTctgttcaaaaattcaaaaattgccTTCCCTTCCACCGTCTTTGCGCCAATTGCTGGTGGATAATTGTGAGAGATTGAAATCTTTACCGGAGCTTCCATCGCTGTGTTTTGGTTTGTCTGCAGTTGGCTGCACATCACTGGAGAACATTTCAAAATGGAGGGCTCCACTATTACCCCATCAGGCCGATTACAGTTGGTATTCTGTTCGTTATATTGACTTTTACGGATGTGAAAAATTGGATCAGAATACACACAACACCATGATAGCTAATCGTGCAATAATTTATATTCTGGCTAGTATAAAATCTGGatgg GGCGTACTTTCTCACAGTTTTTTATACCCGGGAGATGAAATTCCGGACTGGTTCACCCATCAAACTTGTGGGACttcaatcaataatattatgCTTCCTCCATATTGGAATGACGGTGACTTCTTGGCTTTAGCTTTCTGTATTGTTTTTCATTGGAATAAAATTGACGGAAATGAAAAGTTAGATACTAGTTGTAAACTGAATTTCAAAACCATCGATGATGGTAGTCTTTACGAACATCATGATTATATTTCGTCCGACAAGTATAACAAGTTCAGTTCAGATCACGTGTTCATTTGGCATGTACAAAGACGGTCTTTGGAATCTAGCAAAGAAATGAATGGACTAGATTGGCCCTCTACTTGTAGTACTGAGGCCTCTTTCCATGTCTGTCCTGTTTATCCATTTTTAGGCAATGTCAACAACAATGAAAGTGAGTATGGCGAGATTAAGAAGTTTGGGGTTCGGTTTGTATACAAACAAGACATGGAGAGATGTGATGCAGAAACCGAAAGAAAGAATAAGAGAAACTTCAATGAATGTTGTGAATCAAGTGGAAGTGAAGCTGTTGGCTCTCTTGAGGTAGAAGACGATGGTGAATCACATTCTAAGAAACTTAAGCTTATGTGA